The following are encoded together in the Thermococcus sibiricus MM 739 genome:
- a CDS encoding V-type ATP synthase subunit H, with product MEIIIKEVVEAEKKAEERIEKAKGEAKAILEHAKKEAKQIEEEIINAAQNQANSLIEEKKREGEIEAEKIVKEGEKEIEEIKLKAEQNFENAINEAIKLIRGR from the coding sequence ATGGAGATAATCATTAAAGAGGTTGTGGAAGCTGAGAAAAAAGCGGAAGAAAGGATTGAAAAGGCCAAGGGGGAGGCAAAAGCAATACTTGAACATGCAAAGAAGGAGGCTAAGCAAATTGAAGAGGAAATAATTAATGCGGCTCAAAATCAGGCAAACTCATTAATAGAGGAAAAAAAGAGAGAGGGAGAGATTGAGGCAGAAAAGATTGTAAAAGAAGGAGAAAAAGAAATTGAAGAAATAAAACTCAAGGCAGAACAAAATTTTGAAAATGCTATTAACGAAGCGATAAAACTCATTAGAGGGAGATGA
- a CDS encoding potassium channel family protein yields the protein MFVVIMGAGRVGYLVAKMLENEGHDVTIIDIDKERAKELSFLVNGLVIEGDATDQKTLEEANLKQADTFAALTGRDDANILACILAKHLNPTIKTILRISKPKNKEVFEKIEDLKKYFDVVISPEEIAANYIFRSITTPGFDRVLFPREGAEIVKFQLSNDSEISEKLVKELSLPKDSLIVAIYDEKGNLVIPSGDTKLPKKGEVVVFAKNASLKDIKSVFERKKNNVEQT from the coding sequence ATGTTCGTTGTGATAATGGGTGCTGGAAGAGTTGGTTATCTCGTGGCCAAGATGCTGGAAAATGAAGGTCACGATGTAACAATAATTGATATAGACAAGGAAAGGGCTAAGGAGCTTTCCTTCCTTGTCAATGGCCTTGTTATCGAGGGGGATGCGACGGATCAAAAAACATTGGAAGAAGCTAATTTAAAGCAAGCAGATACATTTGCTGCTTTAACTGGGAGGGATGATGCTAATATTTTGGCATGTATCCTTGCAAAGCATCTAAATCCTACTATAAAAACCATTCTCAGAATAAGCAAGCCCAAGAATAAAGAGGTTTTTGAAAAGATTGAAGATCTAAAGAAGTATTTCGATGTAGTAATCAGCCCAGAAGAGATCGCTGCTAATTATATATTTAGAAGCATAACTACGCCAGGGTTTGATAGAGTTTTATTCCCGAGAGAGGGTGCAGAGATCGTGAAATTCCAACTAAGTAATGACAGTGAAATTTCAGAAAAACTCGTGAAAGAACTTAGTTTACCCAAGGATTCTCTTATAGTAGCAATATATGATGAAAAAGGCAACTTAGTAATACCTTCAGGAGATACAAAGTTGCCGAAGAAAGGAGAAGTTGTAGTTTTTGCAAAGAATGCATCATTAAAAGACATTAAAAGCGTGTTTGAGCGAAAGAAGAATAATGTGGAGCAAACTTGA